One window of the Saccopteryx leptura isolate mSacLep1 chromosome 9, mSacLep1_pri_phased_curated, whole genome shotgun sequence genome contains the following:
- the LOC136381459 gene encoding LOW QUALITY PROTEIN: large ribosomal subunit protein eL32-like (The sequence of the model RefSeq protein was modified relative to this genomic sequence to represent the inferred CDS: inserted 1 base in 1 codon; substituted 1 base at 1 genomic stop codon) — MAILRPFVKLKIVKKRTKPDQAKFIQHQSDQYVKIKHNWLKPRDTSIGYGEDSRAQIWMPDAGYGSSKRTKHLLPRGFRKCLVHNVKKLEVLLMFNRSYYAETAHNGSSXNXQAIVERAAQLAFRVTNPYARLCSKENEWTDYVHIVCVLLKPKVEMPPPRHLIMTGPEELVVNNSACTWSAQSPVILTVTAGVETVPDEEANAQRGPKLTVVNAGCGIKSDTPARF, encoded by the exons ATGGCCATCCTCAGACCCTTTGTGAAACTTAAGATTGTCAAAAAGAggaccaagcctgaccaggct AAGTTCATTCAGCACCAATCAGACCAATATGTCAAAATTAAGCATAACTGGCTGAAACCCAGAGACACGTCAATAGGGTACGGAGAAGATTCAAGGGCCCAGATCTGGATGCCCGACGCTGGTTATGGGAGCAGCAAGAGAACAAAGCACCTGCTGCCCAGGGGTTTTCGGAAATGCCTGGTCCACAATGTCAAGAAACTTGAAGTGCTGCTGATGTTCAACAGGTCTTACTATGCGGAGACTGCGCACAACGGCTCCTCATAGA CACAAGCCATTGTGGAAAGAGCAGCTCAGCTGGCCTTCAGAGTCACCAATCCCTATGCCAGGCTGTGCAGCAAAGAAAATGAGTGGACAGATTATGTGCACATTGTATGTGTGTTACTAAAACC AAAGGTAGAAATGCCACCCCCTCGACATTTGATCATGACGGGCCCTGAGGAGCTGGTTGTTAACAACAGTGCCTGCACTTGGTCCGCACAATCTCCCGTCATCCTCACAGTGACTGCTGGGGTAGAAACTGTTCCAGATGAGGAAGCAAATGCTCAGAGAGGCCCCAAGCTCACCGTTGTCAATGCAGGCTGTGGGATCAAGTCGGACACCCCAGCCCGGTTCTAA